The Paenibacillus amylolyticus genome contains the following window.
ACAGCGCTATTGTATCCGCTGAGGTATTACCCGAGATTGATGCCGACTTTATTTTCACCGTTGAACAGGGCCCGGGCAGTATGAAGGAAATGACCGAAACCAACGTATGGAACAGTATGCCTGCGGTAAAAGCAGGGCATGTGTACGCTGTCGAGCCAGCTCCGTGGCTGGGGGGTGGATTAATCGCATACGGTCATGTTATCGATGATACACTCAAAGCGTTAACGCAATAATTGGAAAAGTATAACTCCCTTTGGAGTGCCGGGAACCGGATGTTAATCCAATGTTTCGGGTACCCATGAGGGAGTTTTTTTACAATTGAAACGTGAACATGATATGACATAAATATGGAAATATGGAGATAATCAAAATGATTTCTGGATATCGTCCATGGGACAGCCGCATCCACTCTTTTATAATTGGTAATGAGAATCAATCTCACATACAGATTATTTATTTAATTAACCATAACCAATATAAGTTGAATTTATGAACTACACAGAAACGGAGAAGTCAGAAAAAACCTGAAGAAGCGAAGCGTGCGCCTAAAAGCTTTCTGAAAGAAAGCTACTCCGGAAGCATACGCTATCTCCGGATTTCTCCCTTGTAAAGGGGGATGAAGGAAATCTGGAGATAACAGCGATCGAAAGGTTATTTTGACGGCGTAGTGTATGTGTAGTTCAGTATTTAACTTATATAAGCAGAACAACGAGGAGGACCCATCCGTAATGACGTTTCAGCCCAACCCAACCGTTTCTGGCTCCCTGGAGCACATTGCACGCAGTACCGTTCACATCCCGAACGCCGAACAATGGACCATGAAGTCACGCTCAGGCCATCATGACTATCAGATTATGGTATTCAAGCCTGCCGAACCTCCGCCTCCGTCCGGTTACCCGGTGATTTATCTGCTGGATGCCAATTCCGTATTCGGCACAATGGTGGAAGCCGTTCGTGTGCAGGGACGCAGACCGGAGAAGACAGGAGCAGTCCCAGCAATTGTTGTGGGCATCGGGTACCCGATCACGGGCCCCTTTTCCCCTCACCGATACTATGACTTTACTCCAAAGGCTACGACAGAATATACCACAAAGTCCGATGGTACACCTCTTCCGGAACAAGGAGGTGCCGATGAATTCTTGCGTTTTATTGAAGAAGAACTAAAACCGGATATGGAGCAGCAGTTT
Protein-coding sequences here:
- a CDS encoding alpha/beta hydrolase-fold protein — its product is MTFQPNPTVSGSLEHIARSTVHIPNAEQWTMKSRSGHHDYQIMVFKPAEPPPPSGYPVIYLLDANSVFGTMVEAVRVQGRRPEKTGAVPAIVVGIGYPITGPFSPHRYYDFTPKATTEYTTKSDGTPLPEQGGADEFLRFIEEELKPDMEQQFRIDRDRQAIFGHSLGGLFVIHTLFTKPEAFRYYIAGSPSLHWNQKVMQAEEQEFVARLEQHPVNVRVWIGMGEQEKTHPARNNDKASTLTERLSALKQPGLDIAYTEFEEENHVSVLPFLISRTMRLACSPE